In Sphingomonas crocodyli, one genomic interval encodes:
- a CDS encoding TonB-dependent receptor yields the protein MNRVYKRGIRIALASVALGAIALPAAEPTAAQAVRIDLPQQDLGQSLRAVAARTGWEVLFEPGDVAGRTAEAVSGDYSAPQAIAILTRGTGLHVQIEGKSIIVKGRSSAPALDAGADVSDAIVVTGTRIPGAASPSPLTVMNSDDMRSAGRGTLAEAIRDIPQNSMAGNNPGLVSGVPNARGINVGSSVSINLRGIGADATLTLLNGHRVSYNATRQGVDISSIPLLAVDRLEVVADGASAIYGSDAVAGVANIILKRDYEGAAVMMRYAGSTDGGGSHRQAGFITGHSWSTGGFMLAGEHEDASAIVARQRSYTAALAPTQTLYPSIKRSNVALAGHQRLGEGFELSVDALYNQRRSVFNLPFQSTASYLTFGAYNFPRNRSFVVAPSLAWTATDRWTVTLSGAYGRDRTHYDNDSYTNGRVTNSTRGCYCNNAQSVELGADGSLFALPGGDAKLAIGTGLRRDTLISSRVGAQTLRARQTSRYAYGEINAPLVGPSQELRFVHKLTASAAIRYENYRAIGDIATPKLGLIYEPTPDFAFKGSWGKSFKAATLFQRFTAKTASVRPIASVGGSGFPAGSTALFLTGGQPGIGPERAKTWSATLAVHPRAIEGLSVDLSYFHIDYRDRVAAPIASLARALSDPLNATFVNRAPSAADKAAAVAGVEQLLLAAGGYDPSRIVAIIDNRNRNVTAQKIEGADLQLRYRLSIRETGSLTFGVNGAYLKSEQQTLPGQPFAANAGQIFFPPHYTARGFLTWRDGGSVVTFAGNYNGDTDDRRFSPIVRSGGMTTFDLTVRHELGDRAGPFANLEIAASVSNMFNQKPDLIRTLTDYDLPYDATNNSPIGRFVSLTLTKRFP from the coding sequence ATGAACCGCGTCTACAAGAGGGGGATCCGAATTGCATTAGCATCGGTCGCGTTAGGGGCGATTGCGCTCCCCGCCGCCGAACCCACCGCAGCGCAGGCCGTCAGAATTGACCTTCCCCAGCAGGACCTCGGGCAGTCTCTGCGCGCGGTAGCAGCCCGCACGGGTTGGGAGGTGCTTTTCGAACCGGGCGATGTCGCGGGTCGCACAGCCGAGGCCGTCAGCGGTGACTATAGCGCTCCGCAAGCCATTGCCATTCTTACAAGGGGCACTGGGCTACACGTTCAGATCGAGGGGAAGAGTATCATCGTGAAGGGGCGATCGTCGGCGCCGGCGCTAGACGCTGGCGCTGACGTGTCCGACGCGATCGTGGTTACCGGCACCCGCATCCCCGGCGCCGCGTCGCCATCTCCGCTCACCGTGATGAACTCGGACGACATGCGCTCGGCGGGGAGAGGCACACTCGCGGAGGCAATTCGGGACATTCCTCAGAACTCCATGGCGGGAAACAATCCCGGGCTTGTGTCAGGTGTACCCAATGCGCGCGGCATCAATGTCGGCAGCTCGGTCAGCATCAATCTGCGCGGGATCGGTGCCGATGCGACTCTCACCCTGCTCAATGGTCATCGCGTGAGCTATAATGCGACGCGCCAAGGCGTCGACATCTCCTCCATCCCGCTCCTCGCCGTCGATCGCCTCGAGGTCGTCGCTGACGGGGCCTCGGCCATTTACGGCTCCGACGCGGTGGCCGGTGTCGCCAATATCATTTTGAAGCGCGACTATGAGGGCGCTGCCGTCATGATGCGCTACGCGGGTTCGACCGATGGCGGCGGCTCGCACCGGCAGGCGGGGTTCATCACCGGCCATAGCTGGTCGACGGGTGGTTTCATGCTCGCGGGCGAGCATGAAGATGCGTCGGCGATTGTCGCTCGCCAGCGGTCCTACACCGCGGCGCTGGCTCCCACCCAAACGCTGTATCCATCGATCAAGCGCAGCAATGTCGCGCTGGCGGGGCACCAGCGGCTGGGGGAGGGGTTCGAGCTGTCGGTCGATGCGCTCTACAACCAGCGCAGGAGCGTCTTCAATCTGCCGTTTCAAAGCACGGCGAGCTACCTGACCTTCGGCGCTTACAATTTTCCGCGAAACCGATCTTTCGTGGTCGCGCCGTCGCTGGCGTGGACCGCTACCGACCGTTGGACCGTCACCCTGTCGGGTGCCTATGGTCGAGACCGTACTCACTATGACAATGACAGCTATACCAACGGTAGGGTGACCAACTCGACCCGGGGTTGCTACTGCAACAATGCCCAATCAGTCGAGCTGGGCGCTGATGGCAGCCTGTTCGCGCTGCCCGGTGGTGACGCCAAGCTTGCAATCGGAACAGGCCTGCGACGCGACACTCTGATCTCTTCGCGTGTCGGAGCGCAGACACTTCGGGCCCGCCAGACAAGCCGTTACGCCTACGGTGAAATCAATGCGCCCCTCGTGGGTCCAAGCCAGGAGCTCCGATTCGTCCACAAGCTGACCGCGAGTGCCGCGATCCGCTACGAGAACTATCGCGCCATCGGCGATATCGCCACGCCCAAGCTCGGGCTCATCTACGAGCCGACCCCCGACTTCGCGTTCAAGGGAAGCTGGGGCAAGTCGTTCAAGGCGGCAACGCTGTTCCAACGCTTCACGGCAAAAACAGCCAGTGTCCGTCCAATCGCATCGGTCGGAGGAAGCGGATTTCCCGCTGGCTCGACAGCCCTGTTCCTGACGGGTGGACAGCCAGGAATCGGTCCCGAGCGCGCGAAGACATGGTCGGCGACGCTCGCGGTGCACCCGCGTGCGATCGAGGGCCTGAGTGTCGATCTCAGCTATTTCCACATCGACTATCGCGATCGGGTCGCGGCACCGATCGCGTCGCTCGCGCGCGCTCTTTCGGATCCCCTGAACGCGACCTTCGTCAACAGGGCGCCAAGTGCGGCCGACAAGGCAGCGGCAGTGGCGGGTGTCGAGCAACTGCTGCTGGCTGCGGGAGGCTATGACCCCAGCAGGATCGTCGCGATCATCGATAATCGCAACCGCAACGTGACCGCACAGAAGATCGAGGGCGCCGACCTTCAACTGCGATACCGCCTGTCGATCCGCGAGACGGGGAGCCTGACCTTCGGCGTTAACGGCGCCTATCTGAAGTCGGAACAGCAAACGCTGCCAGGCCAGCCATTTGCTGCGAACGCTGGTCAGATTTTCTTTCCACCGCATTATACTGCGCGGGGGTTCCTAACCTGGCGCGATGGCGGATCGGTTGTCACGTTCGCTGGCAACTACAATGGCGACACCGATGACCGCCGTTTCTCCCCGATCGTACGCTCAGGGGGCATGACAACGTTCGATCTGACGGTCCGTCACGAATTGGGTGACAGGGCGGGGCCGTTCGCGAATCTCGAGATCGCCGCATCGGTCAGCAACATGTTCAATCAAAAGCCGGACCTCATCCGGACACTGACGGATTATGATCTGCCCTATGATGCGACCAACAATTCTCCGATCGGGCGCTTTGTCAGTCTCACGCTGACCAAGCGCTTCCCGTGA
- a CDS encoding FecR family protein: MTASDQTDPGEVELRLAAAAWLARMQGPDADVHRPALEQWLAADARHRRIFERLSRRFDEAAILQLSHRWQPVPSSAGRPRRSLLWTPGLAIAAGLLALLLSPDSTEFGHRSAQSAGDAIIAAQTGRIRTVRLSDGSIVTLDSQSSVSIRFDGARRWLQLVRGRARFQVAHETRPFVVEAGLSRVTAHGTLFDVRLSQRGEVRVALLEGVVDVAVKDAVRTEKNAHVLSAGDAITIRARGTAAIGAHVVDNDRTWPTGMVDADNVALGQLVAEANRYAVVPIRIADPSLTSRRLSGHFRIDDPAHLADNLARLLDVSVDRSDPAALWIGRRDKNISGET, encoded by the coding sequence ATGACCGCTTCCGACCAAACTGACCCCGGTGAGGTTGAATTGCGCCTGGCCGCCGCCGCATGGCTGGCGCGAATGCAAGGACCTGATGCGGACGTGCATCGCCCCGCTTTGGAGCAATGGCTCGCGGCGGACGCGCGCCATCGCCGGATATTCGAGCGGCTAAGCCGCCGGTTCGACGAAGCGGCCATCCTGCAACTCTCGCACCGGTGGCAACCGGTCCCGTCGTCCGCGGGTCGCCCGCGCCGCTCGCTGCTATGGACTCCCGGCCTCGCGATCGCAGCGGGATTGCTTGCACTGCTTCTATCGCCAGATTCCACTGAGTTTGGGCATCGGTCGGCGCAATCTGCAGGCGATGCCATCATCGCCGCGCAGACCGGCCGCATCCGCACTGTCCGCCTCAGCGACGGCTCAATTGTCACGCTCGATTCCCAGTCTTCGGTGTCAATCCGGTTTGATGGTGCGCGTCGGTGGTTGCAGCTCGTTCGTGGCAGAGCGCGATTTCAGGTGGCCCACGAGACGCGGCCGTTCGTCGTGGAGGCGGGGCTAAGCCGCGTGACCGCTCATGGCACGCTGTTTGACGTCAGGTTGTCACAGCGCGGTGAGGTGCGGGTCGCTCTGCTTGAAGGCGTCGTCGATGTCGCGGTGAAGGATGCTGTTCGAACTGAGAAGAACGCGCATGTGCTTTCAGCGGGCGACGCAATTACCATCCGGGCGCGGGGGACAGCTGCGATCGGCGCGCATGTCGTCGATAACGACCGGACATGGCCGACCGGTATGGTCGATGCCGACAATGTTGCTCTTGGGCAACTCGTTGCCGAGGCCAACCGCTACGCGGTGGTGCCGATCCGCATAGCCGATCCGTCGCTCACATCCCGACGCTTATCGGGGCATTTCCGGATCGATGATCCGGCGCATCTTGCCGACAATCTCGCTCGTCTGCTGGACGTGTCGGTTGACCGATCCGATCCCGCGGCTTTGTGGATAGGCCGGCGCGACAAAAATATTTCAGGAGAGACCTAA
- a CDS encoding RNA polymerase sigma factor, whose protein sequence is MSGPSPRAIEVAPGDEIDLDRLFRREAPGLLRYLKRKTGREDAANDMLQESFVRFATSPRRADLANPAAYLQRIARNLLVDLHRRRVRHAQEVPIDEAAHIAIAPEQGQELEARQLLARYEAALEQLSDKTRTIFLMNRRDGKPYRQIQQDLGISLGAVEYHMMRAIAHIDAFLDGA, encoded by the coding sequence ATGAGCGGGCCATCGCCGCGCGCGATCGAGGTGGCCCCGGGCGATGAGATCGATCTCGACCGCTTGTTCCGACGCGAGGCACCGGGCCTCCTGCGCTATCTAAAGCGCAAGACCGGGCGCGAAGATGCCGCCAATGATATGTTGCAGGAATCCTTTGTTCGGTTCGCCACGTCGCCACGACGCGCGGATCTCGCCAACCCGGCGGCCTACCTTCAACGGATCGCGCGCAACCTGCTTGTGGACCTTCATCGCCGCCGCGTCCGCCATGCGCAGGAGGTGCCGATCGACGAGGCGGCTCATATTGCGATCGCGCCGGAGCAGGGGCAGGAGCTCGAAGCCAGGCAATTGCTCGCGCGCTATGAAGCGGCCCTCGAACAATTGAGCGACAAGACGCGGACAATCTTCCTCATGAACCGGCGCGATGGCAAACCCTATCGCCAAATTCAGCAGGATCTTGGCATCAGCCTGGGGGCAGTCGAATATCACATGATGCGGGCTATTGCGCATATCGATGCGTTTCTGGACGGCGCATGA